The DNA sequence TAAATTGTTCTTTTCTTAAATCTTGTTCTTTTTTATGCTTTGAATATCCTTGTAATTCTATTTTTGTACCAGCATCTATTTGTGATACTCCAAGTTCCATACACTCTTTTCTTAATTCAGCAGTTTCTCTTGCTGTTAAGATTAATCCTGTATAAGGAACAGCCAATCTAAGTATAGCTATTATTCTTTTTAAGTCATCATCTTTTACTACATATTTAGGGTCTTTTATTGCTCCATTTGCTTCATTAAGTCTTGGAAATGATATAGTATGTGGACCTACTCCAAATGTTTCTTCCAGATGAAGTACATGTTGCATAAGTCCCATAACCTCAAATTTCCAATCATATAACCCAAATAAAGCTCCTATTCCAACATCATCTATTCCTGCTCTCATTGCTCTATCTAATCCAAATAATCTCCATTTAAATTTAGATTTTTCTCCACTTGGATGTACTCTTTTGTAAGTTTCAAGATGATAACTCTCTTGAAATATTTGATATGTTCCTATTCCTGCATCTTTTACAACTTTAAATTCTTCTACATCAAGAGGTGATGCATTTATATTTACTCTTCTTATTTCTCCTTTTCCACTCTTTGTCTCATATACTTTTCTTATAGTTTCTGCCATAAATTCAGGAGTATAGTCTGGATGTGTACCATATACCAATATTAATCTTTTATGTCCTTCATCTTCAAGAGCTTTCACTTCTTCTCCTAATTCATCTAAAGTAAGCGTTTTCCTTATAGTAGTATCATTTGTGGCTTTAAAACCACAATAAGTACAGTTATTCATACATTTATTCCCTATATATAGAGGTGCAAACAGAACAACTCTATGTCCATAAACTTCTTCTTTTATCTCTTTTGCTGTTTTAAATATAGTATCAATTCTATCTTGCTCACTAGAATTTAATAACATTGCCACTTCGTCTAATTCTAATCTAATATGTTTA is a window from the Haliovirga abyssi genome containing:
- the hydG gene encoding [FeFe] hydrogenase H-cluster radical SAM maturase HydG, giving the protein MNWQDEVKEDSFINEEIIENLLETHKKPTKEEFDKIIAKAHKHIRLELDEVAMLLNSSEQDRIDTIFKTAKEIKEEVYGHRVVLFAPLYIGNKCMNNCTYCGFKATNDTTIRKTLTLDELGEEVKALEDEGHKRLILVYGTHPDYTPEFMAETIRKVYETKSGKGEIRRVNINASPLDVEEFKVVKDAGIGTYQIFQESYHLETYKRVHPSGEKSKFKWRLFGLDRAMRAGIDDVGIGALFGLYDWKFEVMGLMQHVLHLEETFGVGPHTISFPRLNEANGAIKDPKYVVKDDDLKRIIAILRLAVPYTGLILTARETAELRKECMELGVSQIDAGTKIELQGYSKHKKEQDLRKEQFKIGDSRGLDEVMGELMTQGFIPSFCTACYRLGRTGEHFMEFSKPGFIHNFCTPNALLTLSEYLDDYASPETKKAGYSLVEKELKTINLGNAKDSILKKLESIKNGERDLYY